A portion of the Nitrospira sp. genome contains these proteins:
- a CDS encoding alpha/beta fold hydrolase encodes MTLLPRYWPRGRLLHGIAVESRLFTVADETRIQGFCHWQEHRRAHRTVVLVHGLEGCSESHYMHGIAAKAYRAGMNVVRLNQRNCGGTEHLTSTLYNSGLGHDYRTVVDELVRLDGLAGIWLVGYSMGGNLVLRAAGETASLQPGLAGAVAVCPNIDPTQCVAALEHPRNWIYHSHFLTSMKARIRRKALLFPGRWDLTDLDAIRTLREFDDRYTARDGGYRDGADYYDRAGARHVLKSIAVPTVIITAQDDPFIPYDMFDTAAIRENPKIRLIAPRHGGHCGFVQPRRADEDRFWAENRIIDLMTRRDGAP; translated from the coding sequence ATGACACTGCTCCCTCGGTATTGGCCTCGGGGGCGCCTCTTGCACGGAATTGCGGTCGAATCCCGGCTCTTCACCGTCGCTGACGAGACGAGAATCCAGGGCTTCTGCCATTGGCAAGAACATCGGCGGGCTCACCGAACCGTGGTTCTGGTGCATGGCCTCGAAGGCTGTAGCGAATCCCACTACATGCACGGGATCGCCGCCAAAGCCTACCGCGCAGGCATGAACGTGGTTCGCTTGAACCAGCGCAACTGCGGCGGCACCGAGCATCTGACCTCCACGCTGTACAACAGCGGGTTGGGTCACGACTATCGAACGGTGGTGGACGAGTTGGTTCGCCTCGACGGCCTGGCCGGCATATGGCTGGTCGGCTATTCGATGGGGGGGAACCTGGTGCTGAGGGCAGCCGGTGAAACCGCCTCATTGCAGCCGGGGTTGGCCGGAGCAGTCGCGGTCTGCCCCAACATCGATCCCACACAATGCGTCGCCGCGCTGGAACATCCCAGGAACTGGATCTACCACAGCCATTTCCTCACAAGTATGAAAGCGCGCATCCGCCGGAAAGCCCTGCTCTTTCCCGGTCGATGGGACCTTACCGACTTAGACGCCATCCGCACGCTACGCGAATTCGACGACCGTTATACCGCACGCGACGGCGGCTATCGAGACGGAGCGGACTACTATGACCGCGCCGGGGCAAGACACGTATTGAAGTCGATCGCCGTTCCCACGGTCATCATCACGGCTCAGGACGACCCCTTCATCCCTTATGACATGTTCGACACGGCGGCCATCCGAGAGAATCCAAAAATCCGACTGATCGCACCTCGGCACGGAGGGCACTGCGGGTTCGTCCAGCCGCGCCGCGCCGACGAGGACCGCTTTTGGGCCGAAAATCGGATCATCGACCTGATGACCCGACGCGACGGCGCGCCATGA